The region ATATATCTTTCTTTATGAGGAACTATACATCCTGAACAATTTTGGTGTATATAATCTTCACCTTTGTATTGTGCCCCATCTTTTGAATCTATACTACAATATGAAAATAGTGTTTTATCCTCTTGTTTTTTAATCCCATCATCATCAAATCTAAAATTTGGACAGGCACATAAATAACAATTTAACTCTTCATAATCATGGCATTTTTTATTATTTTTATATAGAGGACAAAAATCATTCTCTTTTTCAACCATATTCTCAAATCTAAAATACTTTATCACTTCATCATCTGATAAATCTTTTAACTTTTCTAAAATTTTTCCATGTTTTTTTCCATGTTCATTGAACCACTCATTATAAGTCATATTTTCATTTCCTAATTAAATATATATCATCTTTTTTGTCATACCACCATCTACAACAAAATCACTTCCAGTAATAAAACCTTTGTTTTTTAATAAAAACTTTACTATATCAACTATATCATTTGGTGTTCCAACTCTACCACTAGGATGTTGATAATTATCTTGCGTAGATGGAATAAAGTTTTCATCTGTATTTATCCATCCGGGACTTATTGAGTTTACTTTTACATAAGGAGCTAATGAGATTGATAAAGCATGGGTTAAAGAACTAATACCACCCTTTGAAGCACTATAACTTTCTGTTCCTGATTCACTCATAAGGGCTCTTGTTGAAGAGATATTTATAATATGTCCTTTTGCTTCTTTTAAAAGATAACTAAACTCTTTTGATAAAATATATGGAGCTCTTAAGTTTGTATTTAAAACCTCATCCCACTCATCATAAGTTTGTTTATCCAAAGATTTAAATAATCCAAATCCAGCATTGTTTATAAGTGCATATAAAGAATCTAATTCTAATTTTATCGCTTCAATTATGTTTAAAAGTTCCTCTTTATTTGATAAATCACATTTATAAAAAGTGATTCCATCTATAGAATTTTCTTCTTTATCTATATTTATAATATTGTATTTTTTACTAAGCTTTTTAGCAAGAGCTTTTCCAATACCATTTGAAGCCCCTGTTATGATTATATTTTTCAACTAAATCTCCTTGGAATCAACTATAAAAGTTACAGGCCCATCATTTTGAATACTAACATCCATCATAGCTGCAAACACTCCTGTTTGAACCTCAATCCCCTCTTTTATCATATCATCTATAAACTCTTCATAAAGTTCTTTTGCTACTGCTGGGTTTTCACTAGAGTCAAAGCTAGGACGTCGCCCTCTTTTTATATTTCCAGCTAAAGTAAATTGGGAGATAATCAAGGCTTTACCTTTTATATCAAGTAACGATAGATTCATCTTGTCATTTTCATCTTGGAAGATTCTAAGGTTTACTATCTTGCTTACTAGTTTTTTTACATCTTCACTAGTATCACCCTTTTTTACTCCCAAAAGAATATTTAATCCTTTATCTATCTTACCAACAATTTCACCATCTACTTTTACACTTGAACTGCGTACTCTTTGAATAACTGCTATCATCTATACTCCAAAGTATCTACTACTAATTTTTTGTTTTTAAATGGATCAATAAATGCTTTTATTTCATCAAAGCTATATTTTAAAGGGAAACCTATTTGTGAACCTTTTGCTGTACTCTCTAAGATATAAAAAGGTCTTCCATTTATATATAGAGCTTTTTTATTTGGTAATATAAGATTTAGATGTACTACTACAAAAATATGCTTTGGAACCAATACAAAATAAGCTTCATAATCTCTTGCTTTAAGTAGTGATATTAAAAGATTGCTTTTATCATCACAATCTCCATAATTTTGTTTTATAACATTTTTACCACTTCTTGCTACTGATTTATTTACCTTATAAGGGATATTTGTAACCAAATCCAACATACTTTGTACTTCACAAACTTTTGTATCACATCCTTGAATTAAGTTTTTTGCTAACTTTAAAGTATAGTCATCTTCCCTTACTTGGTTTACATAAGTCAATCCACCTATATCAATAAATTGGTTTTTTACTATAAAAAAAGATTTAAATATCATTCCTACAATAAATAGAATTATCACAACAGATACAATAATTGAACTATAATATATAAATTTATTCTCAAATAGCATATAACACTTCTTTTAGTTTTTGAATATTATCTTTACCATTAACATAAATATTTATAAAATATTCATCAATAAAATCATACTTAAGGCAATTGTATATTTTTATGTTTTCTTTTTCTAACTTCTCTCTAAATTTTTTAGAATCTATATTTTTTAATTTTATTAATAAAGAGTTTGAACTACTATGAAATAGAAAATCTACAAATCTACATGAGTGAAATATCTTTTCTAATTCAATTCTATTTTTTATATTTATACTATTTGATATTGCTCTAAATTCTCTATCTTTTAATGATTCCTCTAAATACTTCATATCATACATAGATAATTTATCTTCAGGTTCAAATTTTCTTAGATTGTTTATATTTTCCATGGTTGAAAATATAGAAGATATATTTAAATTTTTATTTGAATAATATATTGAGTAGTTTTTTATGATATAAAGCTTTTCATATTGGTTTAGATAACTTACAGCAATTGTATCTGAACAAAAATCTAAAAGTGTTTCATCGATTATTATAGTTGCATTTTTTGATACCCAATACTTAAATAAATTTTCTAAATCATAAAAAGTTCCATCAAGATAAGAAGGGTTTGCAAAAACAATTATACTATCCTCTTTTATTGGCAAAAATATATTCTCAAATCTATTTATAAGCCTTACTTCATATTTTAAGTTTGTTGCAGCTTTTTTGTATTCTAAACTACAAGGAGAATAGATAAAACAATATTTCTTATTCAAAAATTTTAATATTGAGTATATTGAAGAGCTGTAACCATTGAATAATTCAACTTGTTTTTCAGATATTTTATATCTATTCTTTAAAAGTTCAAGTAGATATAAATAATCTAATTTTTCTATATTATTATAATCGATTTGTATATTTGGTTTTAAAAAATTCTCTTTTTTACTAAAATCTATCATTGTCTATATATTTAAAAAGTTTTTTATTCCAGTAAACATAATTTGTGCAGATAATGCAGCAAGAAAAAGACCTGTGATTTTTGATACTACAAGAAGACCTTGTTTACCAATAACTTTTTTTATCACATGAGAAAAATATAACATAAATCCTATAACTACAACAGCACATATAAGTGCTATGATACCTATCAGATTTTCAGTTGCATTTTTAAATCCAGCACCCATAACAAGTAAAATACCTATAGCTCCTGGTCCAATTGTAATAGGTATAGCTAAAGGAACAACTGCTAAATCATGTAGATTTGAGGCATCAACTTTTTGTCCATCTTTACTACCTTTAATCAATTCCACAGCTGATAAAAATAAAAGTGCTCCAGCACCTATTCTAAATGCATCTAAAGTGATTCCAAATATTGCAAAAAGATGTCTTCCAAAAAATAGTAATGCTAAACTAAGAAAAACAAGAGCTATTGTAACTTTTATCGCAAGAGTTTTTTTCTCTTTTGTAGAAGCTTCATTTGTCAAAGTTAAAAAAACTGACAAAACAAAGAAAGGTGTCATAATAAAAAACATTTTTAAAAATGTAGCAACAAAAAGTTCCATAAAAACTTCCTAAAAATTATAATTTTAGGAAGTATATCAAAATAAAGAATAATTTACTAAAAGTGTTTGTTTAAAATCTCTAAAAAATCATCAGGATTTTTATATCCAACAATTTGTGCAGCTTTTATTTCATTATTGTCTTTATCCCAAAAAATTAATGCTGGAGGACCCACTACTCCAAACCTTTTTTGCATAGCTTTATCATCTGCATTATTTTCAGTTACATCAGCTTTTACTAAAGTAAACTCTTTTAGTTTGGCTATAACTCTTGGGTCTTTAAAAGTTATCTCTTCTAACTCTTTGCAAGAGATACACCAAGTGGCATAAAAATCAAGCATAACTGGTTTACTTGAAGCTTTTACAGCGGCATCAATTTCTATATTGTTTTTTACATAAACTACTGGCAAGGTTTCACTTTTAACTGCTGCCACACCTGAAGTAAATTTATCTAATGGTTTTAAAACATTTGTAGCTCCACTAACTGCACCTACAAAAACAAGTACCCCATAAATAAGAATAACAATTGTTAAAATTCTTGCTAGAATATGTTCAAATATTTTTAAATAAACTGCTGTACCAATTAGTAATAATGCCCATAAGTACATAATAATACTTGGATCTAATACTCTATCTAACATCCAAACAGCAACAGCAAGCATAACTATACCAAATATCTTAGTAACAGATTCCATCCATCCACCAGGTTTTGGCATATATTTTCCTGCACCTAAACCTATTAATAATAGTGGTGCTCCCATTCCTATACTCATAACAAAAAGTGCTGCCCCACCAAGTATTGCATCACCTGTTTGTCCAATATACACTAAAGCTCCAGCAAGAGGTGGTGCAACGCAAGGTCCAACTATTAAAGCAGATAAAAATCCCATAATAGCAATACCCACTACACCTTGATTCTCTTTACCATCTGTTGTTTTATTTATCTTATTTTGTAAACTTTGAGGTAATTCAAGTTTAAAATAACCAAACATAGAAAATGCAAGAGCAACAAAAATTGCAGCAAAGGCAACTAATACATATGGATTTTGAAGTGCTACTTGTAAATTAGCTCCAAACAATCCAGCTAAAACCCCAGCTATTGTATAAGCTACAGCCATTGATAAAACATAAACCAATGACAAAAAGAAACCCTTTGAAGCTGTTAAGTTACCACTATCTCCCGCTTTTACAATAATTGAAGATAAAATAGGAATCATTGGGAAAACACAAGGAGTTAAAGATAATAAAAGACCAAATCCAAAAAATGTTGCTAAAACTAAAAGTACATTTCCATCTTTTAAAGTTCCTGCGATAATATCAGTTTCATTTTGTGAAGTTGCAGTTTGCTCATTAGAAGAATCTAATTTTTCGACATCTTTTCCTGATTCATTTAAATCTACAGTTATAGTCTCACTCATTGGTGCATAACATAAACCTTGTTTTGAGCACCCTTGAAAATCAATTTGTACTTCAAAAGTAGAGCTTGAAGATTTTTGTTTTAACAAATCATATGGAATTTCAATATTTAAATCTTTTGTATGTATTTGCCAAATCTCATAAGGTTTTGCTTCAGGGACTATTAAATCTTTTCTAATATCTATTTTCTCTGGTTTAGTAATGAAAAATTTTAATTTATCATCATATAAATAGATATCTTTACCTAGCTTTAGTTTAAAAACTAATTTATCTTCTTGTTTCTCAAAACTTGTTTTAAATGCTTCTTCTGGCTCTAGAAAACTTTGTTGTTGAATTCCAAAAGCATATAAAGAACAAATCAAAAGCAATAATATTTTTTTTATCATCTGTTTTTAGTCCTTATTCAAAATAATCTTTAACGCTACTTTTTAACTCTTTAATACTTTTTAATCCAACTTCTGTTGTAACTAATTCTCCATCTTCAAAATAAGCAAGGGTAGGAAGTGCTCTAACACCATATGATATAGCTAAATCTCTATATTGGTCTATATCTACTTTATAAATTGTTACATTTGATGGTTTAACTTTATTAAACTCTTCTAAAGTTCCTCCAAGAATTTTACAAGGTGGACACCAAGTAGCATAAAAATCAACTATAACATTTTTACCTTTTATTTTTTCAATAAAATTATCTTTTGTTAAATGTTCAAATGCAAATAGCTTACCAAAAGCAAAAAATAATACAAGTAATAAGATTTTTTTCATTAAATTCCTTTTATTTTTTTTCTATTATACAAAAACTATGTGAAGTCTTTGTTTACTTATAAGAAAATCTAAGATAAGAATTATAATTAAAAATTATATAATAATTAATATTTTTTTGATAAAATTTACTTTTTTAGTATAAAAGGTTACATATGAATACATTAATAGACCTTCCACCAAAAAGTGTTGAGTTTATGATAAAAGACAATATCCCTATGATTGATATTAGAAGACCTGATGAATGGAAAACTACTGGGGTTATAAAAAATGTACACAAACTAACATTTTTCGATGAGTATGGAAATCATGACATCCCAACTTGGATGAGAGAATTTGAAAAAATAGTTACTTCAAAAGATGAAACTTTTGTTTTGATTTGTGCACATGCAAATAGAACAAGAGTTGTAGGAGATTTTTTAATACAAAATCATGGATATACAAATGTTACTCATTTAGCAGGTGGAATGGCTTTATGGCTTGAAGAAAATAGAGAAGTAGTTTTTGATTGAGAAGAAGAGTTTTAATCTTCTTCTTTTTTCTTTTCACTAGCTTCTTGTAAAATAGCTATAACATCATCTAAGTTTTCATAAGGAATATGAGATTTCCACTCAATATCTTTCCCATTTAAAGAGATTCCTATACTTACAATATCAGGTGTTCCTTTACCATATGGTTCAGAAACATTTGAAATAGAGATTTTACCTTTTTTTGTTCCAGCTAACTGAAGAGTTCCTAATTCTGTTGTTGCCATATAATATCCTTTTGTAATTTTAAATATTACTATTTTACAAAAAGAAACTTTTGTTATCTTAAATTTATAATATTAATCGCTTTAGTTGGATTAAAAAGTAACCTTGGAACCCATCAACTTGGTTTTGTAGCTATTCTTTGTCCATATTTTACATTTTGTCCTAACAACTCTTCTAATTGAACAAAATCTTTTTCCCAAACCATAACTACTGTTGAACCCATTTTAAAATAACCTAAACATTCACCTTTTTTAATCTCTAAAGATTCATATTCATATATTTTTATCTCTTTTGTCTCATTATTTGTTTCAACTTTTGGTTCAAAGTTAAATACCATTTGCCCCACATTTAAAGCTCCAACGAATACCATATAAAAAAGTTTTTCCTCATGTATACATTCTAAAATCACTCTTTCATTTTCAACAAATAAATCAATCTGCTTATTTAGATATTTTAAATTAACAGGATACAATTTTCCTGGAACATGAATAAGTTTATTTACTTTAAAATCACATGGAGCATGATATCTATGATAATCTTTTGGAGATAGGTAAAAATTCATATAAGAACCATTTTGAATCTTCTTAAAATTGTTTGCACAATTATAAGTTAACATCTCCTCAACAGAATATTCCATACCTTTTATTTGAAGTAATAAATCATCTTCTAAATTTCCACATTGAGTTATTAAACTATCAGATGGTGAAATGAAGCAATCTTTGTCGTTATCTATTTCTCTTGGAATTGCAAGCTCTCTTGTAAATAGATCATTTAATGATTTATAGAATTTTGGATTTCTAAATTCACTCATATTTAAACCCAAAAATTTTACATATGCTCCATTTATAAATTTTTGAATAAATAATGGAAACTCAAATTTTGCAAACTTGCCAAAATATTGAGAAATTATATTTGTTATATGCATAAACACCCTTATTAAATTTTATAATCTTTGCAAATTTTATCTAATCCCAAATTAAAATAGCTATTTAACAAAAAAATCTAAGTATTTTTAAACGCTATTTAGATAATCTTCCAAAATATATTTATAATTATTTAAAGGAAATAAAAATGCACAAAATCATTGTAGAAAATCAATGTGGTTGCTTCAAAAGAAGTGACTTAGAAAACAATTTAGAACTAACTTCTAAAGATGAAGCTTTAAGTAAAGCAATACAAATGAAAAATCATATGAATGCACAATTTTGTGGAAAACATGAGTTTCAATTAATTGAAGATTCAGAAAATTTTGTTATCTCTTTTAGAGCGCCTCAAGAATCATCATGTTGTGGTACAGGATGCTGTAGCTAGGGATATGGTTAAAACCATATTCCTATTTCAATTCTTTTTTTCTTTGTAAATATTTATCTATAGCTTTTTTTATCAATTCATAATTTTGACCATCACCTTGTATTCTTTGAAAACATTTTTCATAATCAGCAATAGGATCAACTTTTTCTATCTCAAACATAATATCTAAAAAAGCATGGAAAGGCACATGATCACCACTTCTTGTAAAATGTATCGCTCTTTGTAAAGATACAAATGGATTTTGATTTATTCTTGTAATATCGTTATATCTTTTTTCCATATAATCAATAAACTCTTTTCTAACTTCCCACTGAATAACTTCAACTTTATTAGTTTTAGTATTTAGCTTACACTTAAATCCAATTTTTGTTGAATAAAAATCAAAAATATCTATTACAAATTTTAAATCTTTATTTAAAAATCTTTCTCTATAAACACATTGAAAGATGTCATCCTCAAAAATAAAAGTATGCGAATTGTTTTTATATAAAAAATACTCCTCATCAATTGAACTTACCATCTCTTTTAAATCAGAATCAGTTAAAAAAAACATATCAATATCTCTAAAAGTGTCTCTTTTTAAACACGAACCCGCTAAATAAAACTCAACAAAATCTTCATCCATAGGATTAGAGATAACATTTCTAAAAAAATTTTCTATTCTATCAATTACATTTTTTAATCTTTTATCTAGTTTATAAGTCAATTCGTCATTGATAAAATCATACTCTTTCCAAAATTTGTAATTCAAAATAACCTCTTTAAATCAATATATATTATTTTATAATATTTATGCTAATTATTAGGTACTAAAATTGTAAGTTTCCCACTCTCTTTCATTCCACCTGCAAAAAGTGCTGCATTTTTTCCAAATCCATAAAAAAAATCTGCCCTGATTTCTCCTGTAATTGCACCACCAACATCTGCTGCAACCATAAGCCTATCAATTTTTTCTTGAGTAACTGAATTTTTAGTATTTATAAATACTGGCATCCCTAAGGGGATATATCTTCTATCAACAGCTAAATTTCTTCCTCCAACTAAAGGTGTACCTAATGCTCCTGTTGCCCCTGATTTTCTTTCAGAAAAGAAGATATAACTTCTATTTTTAAAAAGTACTTCATCAAGTCGTTGTGGGTTATCTTCAAAATATGCTTTAATACCTTGCATAGAAGCCCCATAATCTTTTAAAACACCCTCTTTTAATAAAAGTCCTCCTATACCACTATATTTATGACCATTTTGATTTGCATAACCTATATTTATTATTTCCCCTGTATCAAGTTCAACTTTTCCAGAACCTTGCACTTGTAAAAAGAATAATTCGATTCTATCATCAACATAACAAATTGCTTCTAAATCATCTCTTTTTACTAATTCTTCTCTATCATCATAAGAAACAATTTTACCATCAACAAGTTTTCCCCTTAATCTATATTTTTTTAATTCAGGATAAGAATCACTTAAATCAATAATAATCATATCATCGGGAGTTTTATAAATAGGATATTTGTAAACTTCATTTTGAGTTCTACTTCCTTTTAATAATGGCTCATAATAACCTGTAATTACACCCTTATCATGACCTTTGTTATCATATAATTGATATGCTGTAAAGTTTTCAGTAAAAAATTCAGAAGCATTTGTATATTCTTCTGCTTTTGTACATATATTTTTAAATAAATCAAACCTTTTTGCTCTAACACAATCTTTTTTAAATACATCAAAAGCCAAAGGAAGATTATCTTCATAAAAACCTTGGATATCTTTAAAATCTATTTGTTTAACATTTGCTTTTGAAATAGGAAGTTTTTCGAACTTTATAGGCTCTTTTTGGGTACACCCAGTAAGAATAAGTATAAATATAATTGTAATAGTTGATAAATAATTCATTTAATCCCTTTATAATTTAAGGAATTTTAACATTTAAAAGTTAATAAAAAATTACATACCACAATTAGAAAATGAAGATTGAGAATATACCTCTTTTAAACCACACACTTTACATCTATATTCAATATCATTTACTCCAGAACAACCATGATTTTTCAATACTCTTGTAGAGATAACATCTTGTTTAAAAGTTCTTTGAGTATTTTCATCATAGAAAACTCTTGGCTTTGCTCCACAAGATGGACATTCGCCAGAATTTAATTTATCAACTCTTTTGTGCTTGTTTTTATAATAAAGAAGTATTGAAAATACTACTATTAAAAAAAGTAGTAATAAGAAGATTATTGTTTGCATGAAGTAGAGTTATTACTCTACTTCTGCATCGATAACATCGTCATCGTCTTTTTTAGCTTTTTGATTTGGTTGACCTTGTGCCGCGCCTCCAGCTTGTTGCTCTTTTGCATACATAGCTTCAGCTAATTTATGAGATTTTTCAGTTAATGCTTTAACTTTCTCTTCAATTTGCTCTTTTGTTGCATTTTCATCTTTTAGAACTTCTTCTAACTGGGCTGCTGCATCAATAATTGCTTTTTTCTCATCTTCAGAAACTGCATTTTCATTTTCTTCTAATGTTTTTTTAGTTGAGTGTAATAAAGCATCTGCTTGATTTCTTACATCAATTAATTCTTTTTTCTTAGCATCAGCTTCTTTATTTGATTCTGCTTCTTGAACCATTTTTTCAATCTCTTCATCACTTAATCCAGATGAACCAGAGATAGTAATTTTGTTCTCTTTTCCTGTACCTTTATCTTTAGCAGATACATTTAGAACACCATTTGCATCAATATCAAATGTTACTTCAATTTGAGGAACACCTCTTGGAGCAGCTGGGATATCAGAAAGTTCAAACATACCTAAAGATTTGTTGTCTTTAGCAAATTCTCTTTCCCCTTGTACAACATGAATTGATACTGCTGGTTGGTTATCTTCAGCAGTCGAGAATGTTTGTGATTTTTTAACTGGAATAGTTGTACCTTTTTCAATAAGTTTAGTAGCAACTCCACCTAAAGTCTCAATTCCTAATGATAATGGTGTAACATCAAGTAATAATACATCTTTAACATCACCTCTTAATACACCTGCTTGAACTGCTGCACCTGCTGCAACAACTTCATCAGGATTAACACCTTTATTTAAATCTTTTCCAAAGAACTCTTTTACAACTGCATTTGCTTTTGGAAGTCTAGTTGAACCACCAACCATAATTACTTCTTGAATCTCACCTTTATCTAATCCTGCATCTTTTAATGCAGTTTTAATATGTTGAAGAGTTTCATTAATTAAATTCTCAGTCATAGACTCAAATTTAGCTCTTGTTAATGATTTAACTAAGTGAACTGGACCAGCATTACCCATTGAGATAAATGGTAAGTTGATTTCAGTTGATTCAGCAGAAGAAAGCTCTTTTTTAGCATTTTCAGCTGCATCTTTTAATCTTTGTAATGCCATTTTGTCATTTTTAATATCAAATCCATTTTCAGATTCAAACTCTTTTGCTAACCAATCAATAATTGCGTTATCAAAGTCATCTCCACCTAAGAATGCATTACCATCTGTTGAAAGTACTTCAAATGTTCCATCACCAATCTCTAAAACAGTAACGTCAAATGTACCACCA is a window of Halarcobacter sp. DNA encoding:
- the dtd gene encoding D-aminoacyl-tRNA deacylase, yielding MIAVIQRVRSSSVKVDGEIVGKIDKGLNILLGVKKGDTSEDVKKLVSKIVNLRIFQDENDKMNLSLLDIKGKALIISQFTLAGNIKRGRRPSFDSSENPAVAKELYEEFIDDMIKEGIEVQTGVFAAMMDVSIQNDGPVTFIVDSKEI
- a CDS encoding thioredoxin domain-containing protein, which codes for MKKILLLVLFFAFGKLFAFEHLTKDNFIEKIKGKNVIVDFYATWCPPCKILGGTLEEFNKVKPSNVTIYKVDIDQYRDLAISYGVRALPTLAYFEDGELVTTEVGLKSIKELKSSVKDYFE
- a CDS encoding rhodanese-like domain-containing protein, encoding MNTLIDLPPKSVEFMIKDNIPMIDIRRPDEWKTTGVIKNVHKLTFFDEYGNHDIPTWMREFEKIVTSKDETFVLICAHANRTRVVGDFLIQNHGYTNVTHLAGGMALWLEENREVVFD
- a CDS encoding MarC family protein encodes the protein MELFVATFLKMFFIMTPFFVLSVFLTLTNEASTKEKKTLAIKVTIALVFLSLALLFFGRHLFAIFGITLDAFRIGAGALLFLSAVELIKGSKDGQKVDASNLHDLAVVPLAIPITIGPGAIGILLVMGAGFKNATENLIGIIALICAVVVIGFMLYFSHVIKKVIGKQGLLVVSKITGLFLAALSAQIMFTGIKNFLNI
- a CDS encoding phosphatidylserine decarboxylase, with amino-acid sequence MHITNIISQYFGKFAKFEFPLFIQKFINGAYVKFLGLNMSEFRNPKFYKSLNDLFTRELAIPREIDNDKDCFISPSDSLITQCGNLEDDLLLQIKGMEYSVEEMLTYNCANNFKKIQNGSYMNFYLSPKDYHRYHAPCDFKVNKLIHVPGKLYPVNLKYLNKQIDLFVENERVILECIHEEKLFYMVFVGALNVGQMVFNFEPKVETNNETKEIKIYEYESLEIKKGECLGYFKMGSTVVMVWEKDFVQLEELLGQNVKYGQRIATKPS
- a CDS encoding histidinol-phosphate aminotransferase family protein, whose translation is MIDFSKKENFLKPNIQIDYNNIEKLDYLYLLELLKNRYKISEKQVELFNGYSSSIYSILKFLNKKYCFIYSPCSLEYKKAATNLKYEVRLINRFENIFLPIKEDSIIVFANPSYLDGTFYDLENLFKYWVSKNATIIIDETLLDFCSDTIAVSYLNQYEKLYIIKNYSIYYSNKNLNISSIFSTMENINNLRKFEPEDKLSMYDMKYLEESLKDREFRAISNSINIKNRIELEKIFHSCRFVDFLFHSSSNSLLIKLKNIDSKKFREKLEKENIKIYNCLKYDFIDEYFINIYVNGKDNIQKLKEVLYAI
- a CDS encoding SDR family oxidoreductase, with amino-acid sequence MKNIIITGASNGIGKALAKKLSKKYNIINIDKEENSIDGITFYKCDLSNKEELLNIIEAIKLELDSLYALINNAGFGLFKSLDKQTYDEWDEVLNTNLRAPYILSKEFSYLLKEAKGHIINISSTRALMSESGTESYSASKGGISSLTHALSISLAPYVKVNSISPGWINTDENFIPSTQDNYQHPSGRVGTPNDIVDIVKFLLKNKGFITGSDFVVDGGMTKKMIYI
- the dsbD gene encoding protein-disulfide reductase DsbD — translated: MKKILLLLICSLYAFGIQQQSFLEPEEAFKTSFEKQEDKLVFKLKLGKDIYLYDDKLKFFITKPEKIDIRKDLIVPEAKPYEIWQIHTKDLNIEIPYDLLKQKSSSSTFEVQIDFQGCSKQGLCYAPMSETITVDLNESGKDVEKLDSSNEQTATSQNETDIIAGTLKDGNVLLVLATFFGFGLLLSLTPCVFPMIPILSSIIVKAGDSGNLTASKGFFLSLVYVLSMAVAYTIAGVLAGLFGANLQVALQNPYVLVAFAAIFVALAFSMFGYFKLELPQSLQNKINKTTDGKENQGVVGIAIMGFLSALIVGPCVAPPLAGALVYIGQTGDAILGGAALFVMSIGMGAPLLLIGLGAGKYMPKPGGWMESVTKIFGIVMLAVAVWMLDRVLDPSIIMYLWALLLIGTAVYLKIFEHILARILTIVILIYGVLVFVGAVSGATNVLKPLDKFTSGVAAVKSETLPVVYVKNNIEIDAAVKASSKPVMLDFYATWCISCKELEEITFKDPRVIAKLKEFTLVKADVTENNADDKAMQKRFGVVGPPALIFWDKDNNEIKAAQIVGYKNPDDFLEILNKHF
- the dnaK gene encoding molecular chaperone DnaK; its protein translation is MSKVIGIDLGTTNSCMAVYEGGEAKVIPNKEGKNTTPSIVAFTDKGEVLVGDPAKRQAITNPEKTIYSVKRIMGLMMDEENAKEAQAKVGYKIVNRNGAAAVEIGDKVYTPQEISAKILGKLKADAEEYLGSPVTDAVITVPAYFNDAQRKATQEAGTIAGLNVLRIINEPTAASLAYGLDKKGEEKVLVYDLGGGTFDVTVLEIGDGTFEVLSTDGNAFLGGDDFDNAIIDWLAKEFESENGFDIKNDKMALQRLKDAAENAKKELSSAESTEINLPFISMGNAGPVHLVKSLTRAKFESMTENLINETLQHIKTALKDAGLDKGEIQEVIMVGGSTRLPKANAVVKEFFGKDLNKGVNPDEVVAAGAAVQAGVLRGDVKDVLLLDVTPLSLGIETLGGVATKLIEKGTTIPVKKSQTFSTAEDNQPAVSIHVVQGEREFAKDNKSLGMFELSDIPAAPRGVPQIEVTFDIDANGVLNVSAKDKGTGKENKITISGSSGLSDEEIEKMVQEAESNKEADAKKKELIDVRNQADALLHSTKKTLEENENAVSEDEKKAIIDAAAQLEEVLKDENATKEQIEEKVKALTEKSHKLAEAMYAKEQQAGGAAQGQPNQKAKKDDDDVIDAEVE
- a CDS encoding murein transglycosylase A; translation: MNYLSTITIIFILILTGCTQKEPIKFEKLPISKANVKQIDFKDIQGFYEDNLPLAFDVFKKDCVRAKRFDLFKNICTKAEEYTNASEFFTENFTAYQLYDNKGHDKGVITGYYEPLLKGSRTQNEVYKYPIYKTPDDMIIIDLSDSYPELKKYRLRGKLVDGKIVSYDDREELVKRDDLEAICYVDDRIELFFLQVQGSGKVELDTGEIINIGYANQNGHKYSGIGGLLLKEGVLKDYGASMQGIKAYFEDNPQRLDEVLFKNRSYIFFSERKSGATGALGTPLVGGRNLAVDRRYIPLGMPVFINTKNSVTQEKIDRLMVAADVGGAITGEIRADFFYGFGKNAALFAGGMKESGKLTILVPNN